The genomic window ACTGGTTTTTTTTTTACATGAGCTGGGATCCTACAACTGATAAATTCCCTAGATTTATGTATTTGCATAAAAGTTGCCATATTTAAAGTTGATTTCTCACCGTTGAAAACTATTCTCCAGGTTCCAATTTATCTTGAGAACATTGAAACAAGGAAATTTGTTTTAGTACATGGAGAAGGATTAGGAGCATGGTGCTGGTATAAGACTATTTCCCTGCTAGAGGAAGTGGGGTTGACAGCTGTTGCTTTGGATCTCACTGGGTCTGGGATAGACAATACAGACATAAACAGCATAACAACTATGGCAGACTATGCGAAACCTCTCATTGATTACCTACAAGGACTTCCTGATGATGAAAAGGTGAAAAAACTTTCAAGTTATTATAACTCTTATGCTTATGCACCTCTTCATTGTTTAATAATCATGTTTCTTAATAATATCTTGACCAGTTAAACTGCACAGGTTATCTTGGTTGGTCATAGCTGTGGCGGTGCAGTCATTTCATATGCACTTGAGCTTCACCCAAAGAAGATATCAAAAGCAGTGTTTCTGAGTGCAACAATGGTAGTGGATGGACAGAGACCTTTTGATGTGTTTGCTGAAGAAGTGCGTATTTTACATTAgtacctttttttctttctggGCATGTGCaggattttatttttctaatttataatgGTCCATAAATTTGGGGTATCCTTTCCTGAAAGCCGTAAACCTCCCTGCTCTATGTGAATAAGGTGTTTAATCAAGTCTTTTGCACAACATGAAGAGGTTTCATCAGCAAGCCAGCTGGCACCTCCTTTTTGCATCCACTCATGATCTCTATCTCTTATCATCTATTTTAAATCTTAGAAAATATAAATCAGCATATGTAAATCTAAATAATATGATGTTGAACTTGTAAATGAGATAGTTCTTTAGTTTTGCATGCACATGTAATTGCTACCCTGCAAACCTGTTTATTGATCTACCACCTCATCTGCAAGCCTCCTTTTGTGTTGCTATCTCAATCTTATTGTGCATATATAATCCTAGAATATGCCATGATAATTCTTGAAACTAATCTTATAAAGGATGTAACTTATCACACATACCTGGGCTAAGACAATATTTAAGTTGGAAGCTGCTTTTCACTTTCGATCATCCCTGCCACTTATGCTTGCATATTCTATCTGTATTTGCAGCTAGGGTCTGCAGAAAATTTCTTGGAAGAGTCGCAATCACTATTATATGCCAATGGTAGAGACAAACCTCCTACAGGTCTCATGTTTGACAAACAACAACTTAAGGTGTTGTTTTTTAACCACAGCCCTTCCAAGGTTTGGCCACTGCTTCATTTGACAAAAATGTTATTTAGGAAATCTGTTTATGTTTTTCAGAAACTATTTCTATGAATTCTCTGTGTTGAAATTTTCAATGACACTTTTCATTTTATGGGTCCTTGAAAATAATTGCTCCTGATTGTGCAATAAAAGGACTTAACTCTCATTTTCGGCTATACAGCTTGCATGAGTGCAGTGAAATATCAGCTATAGAACACAATGTGCTTTTTACATCTAACCAATTAACATATTATATGCCAAAAACAATAGAACTTCATATAAAACTCAAGGAGATAATAACGGTAATCACACTCAAGGCTTTTTCTATCTTACTAGTGGTCAGAAAAGATCATAATATGTAAAAGTAATAATGGATAACCAAATTATAAACCTTCATAACTTGATAACATTATAAGCTATCAAAGCCAATGACAGAGAGACAAATTTGCTTCATGCATATTTGAATTATATTAACGGACAGGTGAATTTTGGCATGCAATGAATGAATATGTACTATCAATaagatttattgatttttttgggCACCTCATATATAGTTCAACTTTGTAACAAACCTATATCAAAGATTCCTCATATCATTGAACCTTTGCTACTTTTGAATTCTATGCATTAACCTTTCAACTATTAGATACTATGCAATAAAAGCGTTTTTCATaaacaagaattttttttcttcccccATTTTTTCTTGTTTNNNNNNNNNNNNNNNNNNNNNNNNNNNNNNNNNNNNNNNNNNNNNNNNNNNNNNNNNNNNNNNNNNNNNNNNNNNNNNNNNNNNNNNNNNNNNNNNNNNNGTTCAGGTTGACAAACAGAAAACAAGGATATCAGACATACCAGAACCATCTAGATCTAATAATGTAAAAGGTTCCTGTATAATTTATAGCTGTAACTGGCATCATGTTTAGTGTAGCGTCATAGTTGTATTGTGTAAAAGATATGTCATAATATTCCGATATAGACCTACATGGAGTCTATTAATTGAAATTTAAACCCCATTGGCATTTGAGGTAACTGTAGTCACATTTAAGGATTTCCCATTAAGTCCTTTAATAAACTCCTTGTTTACATTATAAATCCTGCCAAAATTAGCACTAAAGTGACATCATATCCAGGTCTGCTAATTCCCAGGTGGTAACTatcatatataaacatgatttcttGTCGGCTGAAAAACCCACCTCTCACTGTTGTGCAGCCTGTTTAGAAAGAAAACATGATGTATCTATTTGCCAAATTAGAGTAATAGCATATTTTCACTGATGTAGTGACAATAATATCTCTTTTATAAGTGGAAATGTTTCAAGAAATTCCATCTGGAAAAACCTTTTCACACTTCCAAAAACTTCACATTTCTAATGTCATAATGTCTGATAGAGAAcaatgattcaaataaaaatgtaATGTATAATGACATAGAGCCCTGAATGTTGGAGCATACAAAACTGTCTACAGATGTTTTCTATGTGGAAATCAGAAACAAATCTAAAGTAAAACAGTATTTATAAACACTTCTGGATGGAAATCAGAAGCAAAttcagaatatatatatatatatatatatatatatatatatataaggataAAATTGTGGAGCATTCATTTCAGGCACATGGAGAGTATCATATGCCCTAAGACATCACTACTTCATTTCCGGCCAATGTTTTGTTTCAAGCATTAAATATGTGC from Elaeis guineensis isolate ETL-2024a chromosome 9, EG11, whole genome shotgun sequence includes these protein-coding regions:
- the LOC105051699 gene encoding putative methylesterase 14, chloroplastic, coding for MGNGLACMPIKDMRGGFGSRSKRNSSQRKMAAQEELLHRRALSMAINQQNSQRFDGSMSRRTGSMSSRRRTLSDPFSNGKQVPIYLENIETRKFVLVHGEGLGAWCWYKTISLLEEVGLTAVALDLTGSGIDNTDINSITTMADYAKPLIDYLQGLPDDEKVILVGHSCGGAVISYALELHPKKISKAVFLSATMVVDGQRPFDVFAEELGSAENFLEESQSLLYANGRDKPPTGLMFDKQQLKVLFFNHSPSKDIALAMVSMRPIPLAPIMEKASLTPENYGTVRRYFIQTIEDNMLSPDIQEKLVRENPPHGIYKIKGSDHCPFFSKPQSLNKILLEIAQLSW